tgtttttccgtgtattttctttcattggctaatgcgggcaatgggggtagaagatcattttcacgtgcagcatgcatatgcaacttagagtgagctatagtatttcaaaagtaacaagtattaaacggtttctcagtgaatgtgacctttaagGATATTTCAatctggatgaaagatcggcaccttcagctaAGTTTTTGGTGTTTACAGCTAAAACAgttattccccaacagattaacatccagttTGACTCATcctcactgaccccaactagatcggcacgtaaCGTTGTAACTGATGACCGACTTCTCTGAGCGTTGTAGCCTCAACTGCAAAATCATGATGGTTTAACATTAAGAATATCAGACCCtctctgacacaagattccacacaaattcttgtacaggccatggtcatctccaagctggactattgtaattcacagTTAGCTACCTACTTGTAGTAAGATCGTTACAACTTATTTAGAATGCTTCATTCACCACAaaaaggacacatgtaactcctctcctcaagggcgtcagtttgtttttagaagtggtggggacaatAACCATAAGCTTGAGTGTGTTTTGAAAAGTGCGGGGTACCCTTATGTAAGCTATTCATCCATTCAACGCTGCATTACAATATGCTCAACAGTATAGGCTAGTGTTGCGCcggttaaggttttttaacatccgcacccacccgacccgtCAGGAGAGTCAATCTGCACCCACTCGACCCTCAATATGCACTGATTAACTACCCGAACCTGACCCGacccgacaaaaaaaaaacaaaaaaaaaacaatgagacgtctttttgccgcaacgtgtgtctgaaaacgaggtgaaaatttgcaggcctgctgatctgttcacatgatgcggaaTTTTGGGGAGGCAGCATCAGCTATTAATGTTACGTGCAacaggggcgtgtagagtgataggcgtaggccttattatgcgtgggccttcagatgcagcaggtgtgtgatttccaaaaccatggcgggagaaccgactgcactttggttagcttgcatttgctttgctgttgctgaatgttagattcttgcgatagatgtcttcagacaataaaaagtaatttggaaggttaaattgaagagaagagttgccccctgcgttggccgtgattcccctttgaaaatcagaggttcacaggctactgtggccttggtcagtggcgccgccagcctTAATCCTGTAGCCTACGCACTTTTCGTACAAttcattcatgaaatcattcaatacaacaataaaaatagcttgtgtattgtcttaattgaaacatgcttcacacacaaatgatagcctagggcaaagagaatggacatctcaacataaggataggcctacattagaagatgatggttggtgtaaactttgtcacacgacgtgataagcaggttctggcgcttaaaaacgcaacgttccattcagtcataaatcattcaaacgtaggcctagtgctcgtcatgaaaagaaaacagcagcttaatatttttcaggtgtttaacagtaggcctaggcgcactgtaTCAGTTATGCCataggcagtgagattattaggcattgcatcctgtcactctgtttggaacatcgccgttcgggttgataagattcagttaatgcgagtatgggtcgtctcaaagtttgggacaaccaaacagcagagtaggcaaagcaaatcctacttgttaggttaccaatagttgtcttttctctaggcctaggcctatcggaaatcgcgacataagctcattggtttcttttttcttttctttcttgttcgcgtgtacatcagagccgatatggccagccctgatctgctgctctgtaaggtatttctgtcccacccaaatttgctgaactacttgcgaagtagcctattcatcacagacatcacatgtatcacacgaacgagctttttctcagcttttaaacaatgttggtatttagttgttgtggtaaacggttcgcgagaaaagtagcctaactttaatttaatcatagcctattttctgcacccatctccctacccattcatcttggcttCGCcaactttccctcaacacatgacaaaccatatatcagaataaacagcagaccttaccgaacacaaaggtgtaattttaattaaagtttaaatcactcccctgtacagttagccattccagagtaatccagttttaaagttgcagcaatgtctatatgcatgtctccaactttggggttcacaatgtgtttaaattattcaataggcctatatgattttataacaggccaaatacaaaataaatgttacaaatatcgcctagatagcctatctgtaaacattacaatcagaggatacatatagcctatggcagaccgacgctcatgagttcatgctttgttttaccgctggattttaggatagcttactatggcaaccgattgcattccgagctacagtcaactctagcaggcattaggctacatgactggagggtcgggtgggtgcggatgttaaaaaaccttaaccaCGCAACACACGATCCACACATATCTAGGCAGGTGTGCATGCTGTGAGGATGCCATTGTGCACGCCTATCGCATGGTTTAGACTCGATGATTTCAGTATGTGGGGATTTTTTCGGTCGCAATTGGTTTGCACAtttttagaagtggtggggacaTATCCCACCCGTCCCCACCGTAATCTACGCGTAtgggagtgggtgacactcattgtccaagatgatcagtttgttcagggtccttttgtcagatagtgaagtgatacactccagttcagctcccactacagagccagctttccttaccagcctgtcaattcgccccacatccttcttccttgtgcttccaccccagcatactactgcatagaagaggacgctggcaacaacagactggtagaacatcctgaggagcttactgcacacattgaaggaccgcagcctcctcaggaagtacagcctgctctgccctttcttgtagagtgcatcagtgttggctgaccagtccagtttattgtccaggtggagacccagatacttgtaggtgctaaccacctccacattgaccccatcaatgtgaactggtagcagagtgggcttagacctgcagaaatccaccaccatctccttggtcttttaagtgttaagttgaagatgattgagtttgcaccattgcacaaagtcctccaccaggctcctgtactcctcctcctgcccgttcctgatacaccccacaattgcagtatcatcagaaaacttctgcatgtggcatgactcggtgttgtagcagaagtcagatgtgtacagggtgaacaggactggagagagcacagttccctgtggtgctccggtgctgcagatcacagtgtcagagagacagttcttcagtctgacgaactgtggtcgctcggtcaggtaatctgtaatccaggttaccaggtgagcgtccacacccatctgcaaaagcttgtctcccaatctgaggggctggatggtgttaaaagcacttgagaaatcaaagaacatgattctcacagcacttttccccttgtccaggtgggaatgtgtcctgtgtagaagataagtgatggcatcgtccacgcccactttctcctggtaagcaaactgtaatGGGTTTAGTGCATggtgtacctggggtctgagcatgcctaagaccagtcgctccattgttttcatcacatgtgatgtaagagcgacaggtctgttggaacttgtccaaggcatAGGCTCAAATTGatgatgtgcttcagtggttcccccagttcagcagcacaggccttgagtagccttgggcacagtctgtcaggcccagctgctttaATGCTGTgcaatttcttaagttggactgtcacttgatcctttgtaatggtgaggggtgtaaggggaggggagggggaggggtgcatctgggatctgtgtgtctgatggctgttgactgaggtcgttgtcacctcattgttcgtgatcaacatgtgggggaggggtgcaaaatccagtgatggtgggggtatgatagcctgtgatgatggaggtgagtgttgcgctggtattgagggggtgtgagggtgggggctgggggatggtggacagaccaccgccattggagctggagcagttgGTTATATAGTGGTTTATAGTGTAACCATGCCAGTGTTTATAGTCTATGCCAGTGTTGTCTATAAAATCAAACTAAAGCATTTCCACCATACCTTCCTCACAGGAACCACATATAATAAATATTGATCAGGGAATGAAAATCACCTGTTACCATACCACCTGTTCAACTCAACACACCTCTCCAATGAGACGGTTTAGGGGAACTTCCCAGAGTccttcagtggtagaattctcagTGGGACACGTGTACACTGAGTACCAAAGTAAGGAAACACTCtctcagtgaaagtgtgtgtaaacgtgtgtatatgtgtgttattATCAAGGTCATACAAGGACACCTTCCCTCGTTCCCATTCCAGCTTAACTCTGATCCTCTGGGGTTTCTTCATCACTGAAAGCAAACTCTCTGGCTGTGGGCTTGAGACCgtggtatattttacatttccATAATACAACACGCACCAAACTCCACTCCAGTCGGTAATATTTCCCTTCCTCTTGGCCGACTCTGACCCCTATATCCCAATCACTGTTCTCCCCAACCTCCACATCCCAGCAGTGAGTCCCTGAGTTAAAGCCCTCAGAGCCCAGGACATTGATCCACTCATCAAATCTCTCTGGGTTATCAGGAAGCTGCTGTTCCTCATTTCTACATGCCACAGTGGTGCCATCCTCAGAAACAATGAGAAGTGGGTGTGCAGTGTTGGGATCCAGAGTCACAGgaactgcagagagagaaaaacaaagccATGATTcattaagttgatgatgatgaggatgatggtggtgatgaagataatgatgatgatgattataaagattattattattatctcttCTTTTTCACATCAGAGGCTCACATACTGGGCTTATAACTAACTCTATTAAGTTTAAAACTTACAtgataataaaaacaacaaatccAAATACACCTTAACTGATCTGCTGAACAGATGAGAGTCCAACCTGGAGCTCTGAGTGTCTGTGAAGCCCACAGATATGTCATGATgaagagcaagaggaggagaacactacacacagtgtgtgtatgcaccctTATGGAAAGTAAACCTTAGTTCTCATGGCTTCTCCGGTTTTATGGTTAGCCATGTTTTTTGTAAATATGGAAACTATGGTTTACTGCTGCACTTCTAAAATGATTTGGTAATTTAATGCAACAATTTAAGTTTAGTTTCACTGTAAATTCCCTGCTGAAAGTCATAAGTAAATTTACCTTTTCCAGGCCCAGTGTCAATTCCTAATGAGAAGGTCTGCATGCTAACTAGACTAATGGTTTAAAACGACCATGGTTTCATTATCGTTACACCCTATGACttgagaaaaaaacatgtttttgcccctcagaaaagagagagaatttaaaacacaacatactgtattcgAAAATCTTTCTCATCCTCTCCCAGACGCCCATGTCTCCAAGGTGCTTTGCCACATTGAGTGTTTCTGAAATCCTCTCTGGATCCTTCAGTGTGCGCTGGGCTCTGGAATAAGTTAGTACCAGTTAGTACTGCTGTGGACTCAACATTATAGAGAAGACAGAGACAGGAGGCACATCACTCACCTTCTCACTGTGCTCTCGTAgttctgtaaaaaaaaagataaggACAGATAAGGCATTATTGGTGTGAGAACATTTGTTGTTAGACTTTGGGATGCTTGGCCAGACCCCACACTGTCAACAGTTTGCAAACATCATTTCATGTTCAGCAGTAAACATAGCCTGAGTAAAATGAGGTTGAAGATTTTACTCATCAATACATTCAGATTGATTTTCTTCAGGTTTATTTCAAATCATACAGGTTAGAGACAACCTAGGGTATTTATATTTACCTGCAGGAAGAAGACATCATCGCTTCTCATCCCCTCCTCTATGGCACTGATGATGTCTGAAAGAGATGAGATCTCTCTGTTCATCTTCTCAatcttctccttcatcatctgactcttctgctcctcttcctcc
The sequence above is a segment of the Alosa sapidissima isolate fAloSap1 chromosome 2, fAloSap1.pri, whole genome shotgun sequence genome. Coding sequences within it:
- the LOC121690427 gene encoding LOW QUALITY PROTEIN: zinc-binding protein A33-like (The sequence of the model RefSeq protein was modified relative to this genomic sequence to represent the inferred CDS: inserted 2 bases in 1 codon), yielding MASMSISEEDLSCPVCCDIFKDPVLLSCGHSVCKGCMQQFWDTKGTRECPVCRTRSLSAEPPLNLLLKNLCENFPKGRSQGEPFCSEHRSELKLFCEDDKQLVCLVCRDSKLHRNHNFSPISEAALERKEELKVKLKPLQMKLKKIKEAKSASDGTVQNFRVQAQHTEKQIKDKFEQLHQILRDEEAARIAALREEEEQKSQMMKEKIEKMNREISSLSDIISAIEEGMRSDDVFFLQNYESTVRRAQRTLKDPERISETLNVAKHLGDMGVWERMRKIFEYIPVTLDPNTAHPLLIVSEDGTTVACRNEEQQLPDNPERFDEWINVLGSEGFNSGTHCWDVEVGENSDWDIGVXESAKRKGNITDWSGVWCVLYYGNVKYTTVSSPQPESLLSVMKKPQRIRVKLEWERGKVSLYDLDNNTHIHTFTHTFTERVFPYFGTQCTRVPLRILPLKDSGKFP